The Synchiropus splendidus isolate RoL2022-P1 chromosome 1, RoL_Sspl_1.0, whole genome shotgun sequence genome includes a window with the following:
- the LOC128755006 gene encoding mitogen-activated protein kinase kinase kinase kinase 4-like isoform X12: MANDSPAKSLVDIDLASLRDPAGIFELVEVVGNGTYGQVYKGRHVKTGQLAAIKVMDVTEDEEEEIKLEINMLKKYSHHRNIATYYGAFIKKSPPGHDDQLWLVMEFCGAGSITDLVKNTKGNQLKEDWIAYISREILRGLAHLHAHHVIHRDIKGQNVLLTENAEVKLVDFGVSAQLDRTVGRRNTFIGTPYWMAPEVIACDENPDATYDYRSDLWSCGITAIEMAEGAPPLCDMHPMRALFLIPRNPPPRLKSKKWSKKFFSFIEGCLVKNYTQRPPTDQLLKHPFIRDQPNERQVRIQLKDHIDRTKKKRGEKDETEYEYSGSEEEEEDPPEQEGEPSSIVNVPGESTLRRDFIRLQQENKERSEALRRQQLLQEQQLREQEEYKRQLLAERQKRIEQQKEQRRRLEEQQRREREMRRQQEREQRRREQEDKRRIEEMDRRRKEEEERRRAEDEKRRNDREQEYIRRQLEEEQRHLEMLQEQLLREQAMLLADERYRKNIQGSPQTAAPPKQPPLPPRSSEPFSNGGSSEASAMHRPMEPQVQWSHLAALKSSNSATPSPPPPPPVARSQSFSESSNVTTNFAQLQLRSQDPHHHHHLHHPSPARNDPQPPLHHSQAQPRADHQAAGEEVPPKVPVRTTSRSPVLPRRESPLPSQPGGQRNAGVNVEQRPLWDRVEKLQPRPGSGSSSGSSNSSSQASPGDRFRPRCESPASSKSEGSPHQRLENVPKKTDEKNQARPTRPSDLTALAKELRAVDDAKPPNKVTDYSSSSEESGTTDEEDDEEVDQEAGEESTSGAEDSRAGRVSNGETESAKTMLVEDSESDQATTPSKDGTLVIRQSTIDIKRLVNMSSSPAGNSQPLPLGHGFQEKNGFASRIHHLPDLIQQSHHSPSSSTTMLSSSSSFPSTPSHPSPAMSPLNPLDQLIAIESQSESNSMSKHKSSSSFTPFIDPRLLQISPSSGSSLNNMAFGQDGRLPDPLRSDPSRKGSVVNVNPVNTRPPSDTPEIRKYKKRFNSEILCAALWGVNLLVGTESGLMLLDRSGQGKVYPLINRRRIQQMDVLEGLNVLVTISGKKNKLRVYYLSWLRNKILHNDPEVEKKQGWVNVGDLEGCVHYKVVKYERIKFLVLALKNSVEVYAWAPKPYHKFMAFKSFGDLVHKPLLVDLTVEEGQRLKVIYGSCSGFHAVDVDSGAVYDIYLPTHIQTSIQCHAIIILPNTDGIELLVCYEDEGVYVNTYGRITKDVVLQWGEMPTSVAYIRSNQIMGWGEKAIEIRSVETGHLDGVFMHKRAQRLKFLCERNDKVFFASVRQGGASQVYFMTLGRTSLMSW, translated from the exons ggaCGACATGTCAAGACTGGACAGCTGGCTGCCATTAAAGTCATGGATGTCACAGAG gacgaagaggaggaaaTTAAACTGGAGATCAATATGCTGAAGAAGTATTCCCACCACAGAAACATCGCCACGTACTACGGTGCTTTTATTAAAAAGAGTCCTCCTGGTCATGATGACCAGCTATGG TTGGTGATGGAGTTCTGTGGAGCTGGATCCATCACCGACCTGGTGAAGAACACCAAGGGAAACCAGCTGAAAGAAGACTGGATAGCCTACATCTCCAGGGAAATCCTCAGG GGTCTGGCCCACTTACATGCCCACCACGTCATCCACCGTGACATCAAGGGACAGAACGTGCTGCTGACTGAGAACGCAGAGGTCAAATTAG TGGACTTTGGTGTTAGTGCCCAGCTGGACAGAACAGTAGGACGGAGAAACACTTTCATTGGGACACCATATTGGATGGCACCCGAGGTCATAGCTTGTGATGAGAACCCAGATGCCACATATGACTACAGA AGCGATCTGTGGTCGTGTGGTATCACTGCCATAGAAATGGCTGAAGGAGCGCCGC CACTTTGTGACATGCATCCGATGCGTGCCCTATTTCTTATTCCAAGAAACCCTCCTCCCAGGCTTAAATCAAAAAAATG GTCCAAAAAGTTCTTCAGTTTTATCGAGGGCTGTCTGGTGAAGAACTACACGCAGCGACCACCGACAGATCAGCTGCTGAAGCATCCTTTCATCCGTGATCAGCCCAATGAGAGGCAGGTCCGCATTCAGCTGAAGGACCACATTGACCgcacgaagaagaagagaggagagaaag ATGAAACGGAGTATGAGTACAGtggcagtgaggaggaggaggaggatcccCCAGAGCAGGAAGGAGAGCCCAG TTCCATTGTCAACGTTCCTGGTGAGTCTACCCTGCGCCGGGACTTCATCCGTCTGCAGCAGGAGAACAAGGAGCGATCAGAAGCTCTTCGTCGCCAGCAACttcttcaggagcagcagctgcgtGAACAAGAGGAGTACAAGAGGCAACTTCTGGCCGAGAGGCAGAAACGTATTGAGCAACAGAAAGAGCAGCGGAGACGACTAGAGGAA CAACAAAGACGTGAGCGTGAGATGAGGCGGCAACAGGAGCGAGAGCAGCGACGCCGTGAACAGGAGGACAAGAGGCGCATCGAAGAGATGGATCGAAGAcgtaaggaggaggaggagcgccgACGTGCCGAAgatgagaagagaagaaatgacCGTGAGCAG GAATACATCCGtcggcagctggaggaggagcagagacacTTGGagatgctgcaggagcagctgctgcgtgAACAGGCCATGCTGCTG GCTGACGAGCGCTATCGTAAGAACATTCAGGGCTCCCCTCAGACCGCTGCTCCTCCCAAGCAGCCCCCTCTGCCTCCCCGCTCCTCTGAACCCTTCTCCAATGGTGGATCCTCTGAGGCATCGGCCATGCACCGGCCCATGGAGCCTCAG GTCCAGTGGTCCCACCTGGCCGCCCTAAAGAGTAGCAACAGTGCTAccccctctcctccacctcctcctccagtcgCTCGCTCTCAGTCCTTCAGCGAGTCCAGCAACGTCACCACTAACTTTGCACAGCTCCAACTGCGTTCCCAGGAcccccaccatcaccaccatcttCACCACCCATCGCCTGCACGCAATGATCCCCAACCTCCCTTGCATCACTCTCAGGCCCAACCTCGAGCTGATCACCAGGCGGCTGGTGAGGAGGTTCCGCCTAAG GTTCCTGTCAGAACAACATCCAGGTCTCCTGTTTTGCCACGGCGTGAATCCCCGCTTCCATCACAGCCTGGCGGTCAGAGAAATGCTGGAGT AAATGTGgaacagcgccccctgtgggACCGTGTTGAGAAGCTCCAACCTCGTCCAGGCAGTGGCAGCTCCTCGGGCTCCTCCAACTCCAGCTCCCAGGCCAGTCCTGGCGACAGGTTCCGGCCTCGCTGTGAGTCACCTG CTTCTTCCAAATCTGAGGGATCACCTCACCAGCGTCTGGAAAATGTCCCGAAAAAGACCGACGAGAAGAATCAAGCCCGACCAACCAGACCGTCT GACCTGACTGCACTCGCCAAGGAGCTGCGCGCTGTGGATGATGCTAAACCTCCTAATAAAGTGACCGACTACTCCTCCTCCAGTGAGGAGTCAGGCACcactgatgaagaggatgatgaggaggttGATCAGGAGGCAGGAGAAGAGTCAACCTCAGGAGCTGAGGACTCCAGAGCTGG GCGGGTGAGTAATGGTGAGACAGAGTCGGCTAAGACCATGCTGGTTGAAGACTCAGAAAGCGACCAAGCCACCACACCCTCCAAGGACGGCACACTGGTCATCAGACAG AGCACCATTGACATAAAACGACTGGTCAATATGTCCTCTTCCCCGGCTGGTAACAGCCAGCCCCTACCCCTCGGCCATGGCTTCCAAGAGAAAAACGGCTTTGCCAGCCGTATTCACCACCTACCTGACCTTATCCAGCAGAGCCACCACTCCCCATCCTCCTCCACAACCAtgctttcttcctcctcctcattcccTTCCACACCAAGCCACCCCAGCCCTGCCATGTCCCCACTCAACCCCCTGGACCAGCTCATTGCCATAGAG AGCCAGTCAGAGAGCAACTCCATGTCCAAACACAAGTCTTCCTCCTCGTTCACTCCTTTCATCGACCCACGTCTCCTCCAGATCTCTCCATCCAGTGGCAGCTCCCTCAACAACATGG CATTTGGCCAGGACGGCCGTTTGCCTGACCCACTGAGGTCTGACCCATCACGCAAAGGTTCTGTCGTCAATGTGAACCCAGTAAACACACGCCCTCCAAGCGACACACCGGAGATTCGCAAGTACAAGAAGAGGTTCAACTCTGAGATCCTGTGTGCTGCTCTCTGGG GGGTGAACTTGCTCGTGGGAACAGAGAGTGGCCTGATGCTGCTGGACCGTAGTGGTCAGGGTAAAGTTTACCCGCTGATCAACCGCCGACGCATTCAACAAATGGACGTCTTGGAAGGCCTAAATGTTCTGGTGACCATATCAG GCAAAAAGAACAAGCTGCGCGTCTACTACCTGTCATGGCTTCGGAACAAGATTTTGCACAATGACCcggaggtggagaagaagcaggGCTGGGTCAACGTGGGCGACCTGGAAGGCTGCGTCCACTACAAAGTTG TCAAATATGAAAGGATCAAGTTCTTGGTGCTGGCCCTAAAGAACTCAGTGGAAGTCTACGCCTGGGCCCCGAAACCCTACCACAAGTTCATGGCCTTCAAG TCTTTTGGTGACTTGGTGCATAAGCCCCTGCTGGTGGAtctgactgtggaagaaggCCAAAGATTAAAGGTCATATACGGCTCCTGCTCTGGGTTCCATGCAGTGGATGTGGACTCTGGTGCTGTCTACGACATCTACCTACCCACACAT ATCCAAACCAGCATTCAATGCCATGCCATCATCATACTGCCCAACACAGACGGGATCGAGCTGCTGGTTTGCTACGAGGATGAGGGCGTCTATGTCAACACCTATGGCCGCATCACCAAGGATGTGGTGCTGCAGTGGGGAGAAATGCCGACATCAGTGG CCTACATTAGGTCAAACCAGATCATGGGCTGGGGTGAAAAGGCCATCGAGATCCGCTCAGTGGAGACGGGACACTTGGATGGCGTCTTCATGCATAAGAGAGCCCAGCGACTTAAGTTCCTCTGTGAGAGGAATGACAAG GTGTTCTTCGCTTCAGTGCGTCAGGGTGGTGCTAGCCAGGTCTACTTCATGACTCTCGGTCGCACCTCTCTCATGAGCTGGTAG
- the LOC128755006 gene encoding mitogen-activated protein kinase kinase kinase kinase 4-like isoform X8 produces MANDSPAKSLVDIDLASLRDPAGIFELVEVVGNGTYGQVYKGRHVKTGQLAAIKVMDVTEDEEEEIKLEINMLKKYSHHRNIATYYGAFIKKSPPGHDDQLWLVMEFCGAGSITDLVKNTKGNQLKEDWIAYISREILRGLAHLHAHHVIHRDIKGQNVLLTENAEVKLVDFGVSAQLDRTVGRRNTFIGTPYWMAPEVIACDENPDATYDYRSDLWSCGITAIEMAEGAPPLCDMHPMRALFLIPRNPPPRLKSKKWSKKFFSFIEGCLVKNYTQRPPTDQLLKHPFIRDQPNERQVRIQLKDHIDRTKKKRGEKDETEYEYSGSEEEEEDPPEQEGEPSSIVNVPGESTLRRDFIRLQQENKERSEALRRQQLLQEQQLREQEEYKRQLLAERQKRIEQQKEQRRRLEEQQRREREMRRQQEREQRRREQEDKRRIEEMDRRRKEEEERRRAEDEKRRNDREQEYIRRQLEEEQRHLEMLQEQLLREQAMLLEFKWRELEEQRKAERLHKRLQQEHVYQLSLQRDSKPPADKSKLYSDNSKPSKTSTLPPDRPQTSTSHAQVLESTSLKASCTRESSTTSDATRLKTDVSEMNDSDESSKNSLSLTLSDSNATQAEDLESDKVPEPVKHPPQPVKEADERYRKNIQGSPQTAAPPKQPPLPPRSSEPFSNGGSSEASAMHRPMEPQVPVRTTSRSPVLPRRESPLPSQPGGQRNAGVNVEQRPLWDRVEKLQPRPGSGSSSGSSNSSSQASPGDRFRPRSSSKSEGSPHQRLENVPKKTDEKNQARPTRPSDLTALAKELRAVDDAKPPNKVTDYSSSSEESGTTDEEDDEEVDQEAGEESTSGAEDSRAGRVSNGETESAKTMLVEDSESDQATTPSKDGTLVIRQSQSESNSMSKHKSSSSFTPFIDPRLLQISPSSGSSLNNMAAFGQDGRLPDPLRSDPSRKGSVVNVNPVNTRPPSDTPEIRKYKKRFNSEILCAALWGVNLLVGTESGLMLLDRSGQGKVYPLINRRRIQQMDVLEGLNVLVTISGKKNKLRVYYLSWLRNKILHNDPEVEKKQGWVNVGDLEGCVHYKVVKYERIKFLVLALKNSVEVYAWAPKPYHKFMAFKSFGDLVHKPLLVDLTVEEGQRLKVIYGSCSGFHAVDVDSGAVYDIYLPTHIQTSIQCHAIIILPNTDGIELLVCYEDEGVYVNTYGRITKDVVLQWGEMPTSVAYIRSNQIMGWGEKAIEIRSVETGHLDGVFMHKRAQRLKFLCERNDKVFFASVRQGGASQVYFMTLGRTSLMSW; encoded by the exons ggaCGACATGTCAAGACTGGACAGCTGGCTGCCATTAAAGTCATGGATGTCACAGAG gacgaagaggaggaaaTTAAACTGGAGATCAATATGCTGAAGAAGTATTCCCACCACAGAAACATCGCCACGTACTACGGTGCTTTTATTAAAAAGAGTCCTCCTGGTCATGATGACCAGCTATGG TTGGTGATGGAGTTCTGTGGAGCTGGATCCATCACCGACCTGGTGAAGAACACCAAGGGAAACCAGCTGAAAGAAGACTGGATAGCCTACATCTCCAGGGAAATCCTCAGG GGTCTGGCCCACTTACATGCCCACCACGTCATCCACCGTGACATCAAGGGACAGAACGTGCTGCTGACTGAGAACGCAGAGGTCAAATTAG TGGACTTTGGTGTTAGTGCCCAGCTGGACAGAACAGTAGGACGGAGAAACACTTTCATTGGGACACCATATTGGATGGCACCCGAGGTCATAGCTTGTGATGAGAACCCAGATGCCACATATGACTACAGA AGCGATCTGTGGTCGTGTGGTATCACTGCCATAGAAATGGCTGAAGGAGCGCCGC CACTTTGTGACATGCATCCGATGCGTGCCCTATTTCTTATTCCAAGAAACCCTCCTCCCAGGCTTAAATCAAAAAAATG GTCCAAAAAGTTCTTCAGTTTTATCGAGGGCTGTCTGGTGAAGAACTACACGCAGCGACCACCGACAGATCAGCTGCTGAAGCATCCTTTCATCCGTGATCAGCCCAATGAGAGGCAGGTCCGCATTCAGCTGAAGGACCACATTGACCgcacgaagaagaagagaggagagaaag ATGAAACGGAGTATGAGTACAGtggcagtgaggaggaggaggaggatcccCCAGAGCAGGAAGGAGAGCCCAG TTCCATTGTCAACGTTCCTGGTGAGTCTACCCTGCGCCGGGACTTCATCCGTCTGCAGCAGGAGAACAAGGAGCGATCAGAAGCTCTTCGTCGCCAGCAACttcttcaggagcagcagctgcgtGAACAAGAGGAGTACAAGAGGCAACTTCTGGCCGAGAGGCAGAAACGTATTGAGCAACAGAAAGAGCAGCGGAGACGACTAGAGGAA CAACAAAGACGTGAGCGTGAGATGAGGCGGCAACAGGAGCGAGAGCAGCGACGCCGTGAACAGGAGGACAAGAGGCGCATCGAAGAGATGGATCGAAGAcgtaaggaggaggaggagcgccgACGTGCCGAAgatgagaagagaagaaatgacCGTGAGCAG GAATACATCCGtcggcagctggaggaggagcagagacacTTGGagatgctgcaggagcagctgctgcgtgAACAGGCCATGCTGCTG GAGTTTAAGTGGcgggagctggaggagcagcgcaAGGCAGAGCGGCTTCACAAGCGCCTGCAACAGGAACACGTTTACCAGCTGTCTCTTCAGCGCGACTCCAAACCTCCTGCAGACAAGAGCAAACTCTACTCAGACAATAGCAAACCTTCAAAGACCTCGACCCTGCCCCCTGACCGACCCCAAACTTCAACCTCACACGCTCAGGTTCTTGAGAGCACTTCCCTGAAAGCAAGTTGCACTCGTGAGTCCTCCACTACCTCTGATGCCACTAGACTCAAGACTGACGTTTCAGAGATGAATGACTCTGATGAGAGCAGCAAGAACTCACTGAGTCTGACTCTGAGTGACTCTAATGCTACCCAGGCAGAGGATTTGGAGTCTGATAAAGTTCCTGAGCCTGTCAAACATCCTCCTCAGCCTGTAAAAGAG GCTGACGAGCGCTATCGTAAGAACATTCAGGGCTCCCCTCAGACCGCTGCTCCTCCCAAGCAGCCCCCTCTGCCTCCCCGCTCCTCTGAACCCTTCTCCAATGGTGGATCCTCTGAGGCATCGGCCATGCACCGGCCCATGGAGCCTCAG GTTCCTGTCAGAACAACATCCAGGTCTCCTGTTTTGCCACGGCGTGAATCCCCGCTTCCATCACAGCCTGGCGGTCAGAGAAATGCTGGAGT AAATGTGgaacagcgccccctgtgggACCGTGTTGAGAAGCTCCAACCTCGTCCAGGCAGTGGCAGCTCCTCGGGCTCCTCCAACTCCAGCTCCCAGGCCAGTCCTGGCGACAGGTTCCGGCCTCGCT CTTCTTCCAAATCTGAGGGATCACCTCACCAGCGTCTGGAAAATGTCCCGAAAAAGACCGACGAGAAGAATCAAGCCCGACCAACCAGACCGTCT GACCTGACTGCACTCGCCAAGGAGCTGCGCGCTGTGGATGATGCTAAACCTCCTAATAAAGTGACCGACTACTCCTCCTCCAGTGAGGAGTCAGGCACcactgatgaagaggatgatgaggaggttGATCAGGAGGCAGGAGAAGAGTCAACCTCAGGAGCTGAGGACTCCAGAGCTGG GCGGGTGAGTAATGGTGAGACAGAGTCGGCTAAGACCATGCTGGTTGAAGACTCAGAAAGCGACCAAGCCACCACACCCTCCAAGGACGGCACACTGGTCATCAGACAG AGCCAGTCAGAGAGCAACTCCATGTCCAAACACAAGTCTTCCTCCTCGTTCACTCCTTTCATCGACCCACGTCTCCTCCAGATCTCTCCATCCAGTGGCAGCTCCCTCAACAACATGG CAGCATTTGGCCAGGACGGCCGTTTGCCTGACCCACTGAGGTCTGACCCATCACGCAAAGGTTCTGTCGTCAATGTGAACCCAGTAAACACACGCCCTCCAAGCGACACACCGGAGATTCGCAAGTACAAGAAGAGGTTCAACTCTGAGATCCTGTGTGCTGCTCTCTGGG GGGTGAACTTGCTCGTGGGAACAGAGAGTGGCCTGATGCTGCTGGACCGTAGTGGTCAGGGTAAAGTTTACCCGCTGATCAACCGCCGACGCATTCAACAAATGGACGTCTTGGAAGGCCTAAATGTTCTGGTGACCATATCAG GCAAAAAGAACAAGCTGCGCGTCTACTACCTGTCATGGCTTCGGAACAAGATTTTGCACAATGACCcggaggtggagaagaagcaggGCTGGGTCAACGTGGGCGACCTGGAAGGCTGCGTCCACTACAAAGTTG TCAAATATGAAAGGATCAAGTTCTTGGTGCTGGCCCTAAAGAACTCAGTGGAAGTCTACGCCTGGGCCCCGAAACCCTACCACAAGTTCATGGCCTTCAAG TCTTTTGGTGACTTGGTGCATAAGCCCCTGCTGGTGGAtctgactgtggaagaaggCCAAAGATTAAAGGTCATATACGGCTCCTGCTCTGGGTTCCATGCAGTGGATGTGGACTCTGGTGCTGTCTACGACATCTACCTACCCACACAT ATCCAAACCAGCATTCAATGCCATGCCATCATCATACTGCCCAACACAGACGGGATCGAGCTGCTGGTTTGCTACGAGGATGAGGGCGTCTATGTCAACACCTATGGCCGCATCACCAAGGATGTGGTGCTGCAGTGGGGAGAAATGCCGACATCAGTGG CCTACATTAGGTCAAACCAGATCATGGGCTGGGGTGAAAAGGCCATCGAGATCCGCTCAGTGGAGACGGGACACTTGGATGGCGTCTTCATGCATAAGAGAGCCCAGCGACTTAAGTTCCTCTGTGAGAGGAATGACAAG GTGTTCTTCGCTTCAGTGCGTCAGGGTGGTGCTAGCCAGGTCTACTTCATGACTCTCGGTCGCACCTCTCTCATGAGCTGGTAG